The Fusobacterium necrophorum subsp. necrophorum genome includes the window AAATGAACAGAAATTTTTCCATCTTCTGTAGTAATTTTTACTCCACTACCAGATACTGCTTGTTTTGCTGCATATTCTTGATCTTCAATCACGATTGTAGCCGTTTCGAAATTATCAGAAGATTTTACAACAATGTTGGCTTCCCCGTCTTCTCTAGCAAAAGTAATTATTGTTTCTTCCGCTGCAGGTGCTTCTACTGCTTGCTCCACTTGAGTTGTCTCTTCCGTTTTTGCTTCTTCTTTTTGTCCACAAGCAACCAACCCCAATGCTAATACCGCCAATAATAAAAATTTCTTCATTTTTTACTTCCTCCTATGTTGATTTGTATTGTATTTCTCTATAAATTCTGCCTTAAACTGTTGAAATCTTCCTTCTTGAATCGCCATTCTAGCATCTTTCATCAGCTGAACCAGAAAATATAAATTATGATACGATGTCAGTCTTGCCCCCAAAATTTCGTCCACCTTTAATAGATGACGAATATAGGCTCTACTATAATTTCTACAGACATAACAGTGACATTCTTCATCCAAAGGTTTTGTGTCTTCTGCATATTCTGCATTCTTAACCACCAGACGTCCCTGTTTGGTAAAAACGGTTCCATGTCTTGCAATTCGTGTCGGCTGAACACAATCCATCATGTCGATTCCGCTTTCCACAGCTTCCAACATATCTAAAGGTTCTCCGACTCCCATCAAATATCTCGGTTTATTTTCCGGACATTTTTCTACAATATAATCTAAAATTCGATACATGTCCTCTCTAGGTTCTCCAACCGCCAAACCGCCAATGGCATAACCTGAAAAGTGTTCATCCATTTCCAATAATTCCTCCAAGCTCTTTTGACGTAAATCTTCATACACTCCGCCTTGAACAATGGCAAACAAACCTTGTTTTTCTGCTTTCTGATGTGCTTCTACACATCTTTTTGC containing:
- a CDS encoding MliC family protein, with translation MKKFLLLAVLALGLVACGQKEEAKTEETTQVEQAVEAPAAEETIITFAREDGEANIVVKSSDNFETATIVIEDQEYAAKQAVSGSGVKITTEDGKISVHFKNDEGILEMDGTDVNLTVVKE
- the tgt gene encoding tRNA guanosine(34) transglycosylase Tgt codes for the protein MKRLPITYTLESKDGRARAGRIQTPHGEIETPVFMPVGTQATVKAMTKEELDEIGTQIILGNTYHLFLRPGDDVIDRLGGLHSFMNWKKPILTDSGGFQVFSLGALRKIQEEGVYFRSHIDGSKRFISPEKSIEIQNHLGSDIAMLFDECPPGLSSRDYLIPSIERTTRWAKRCVEAHQKAEKQGLFAIVQGGVYEDLRQKSLEELLEMDEHFSGYAIGGLAVGEPREDMYRILDYIVEKCPENKPRYLMGVGEPLDMLEAVESGIDMMDCVQPTRIARHGTVFTKQGRLVVKNAEYAEDTKPLDEECHCYVCRNYSRAYIRHLLKVDEILGARLTSYHNLYFLVQLMKDARMAIQEGRFQQFKAEFIEKYNTNQHRRK